The following are encoded together in the Salvia hispanica cultivar TCC Black 2014 chromosome 6, UniMelb_Shisp_WGS_1.0, whole genome shotgun sequence genome:
- the LOC125194840 gene encoding protein kinase STUNTED-like, whose translation MRMAVKSSESLEAGGGEAGAVVVVGVKVDSRSKELLTWALVKGAQSGDRVIALHVLDPNVDESDFLSLVKAFDSMLAAHEGFCNLKQVDLKLKVCKGSPVHKIILHEAKSCGATSLIVGTSGVDHKIRSRTSVAKYCSRNLQKNVVSVICINNGKIVFGGESNASCVPLLGRVDVKRPRSRRKKLSKSPLSLPPQRLSTSYSNESQNVSMAMVSVKTRERPESKSGWAVLRKFFCHGLILPESSSGKKSSVLRRILSLPSRLSDAAIYPDQKPTSTSECLTNLDPARGDIVPYSVDNNSNLFSSKIFSEELNALTEKYSATCQLFSYHELLLATNNFIPENLIGKGGCSRVYRGCLPGGQELAVKILKPSEDTLKQFVTEIEMISSSNHKNIISLVGFCFEENKLLLVYNILSRGSLADNLHGAEKSKNFFGWDMRYKVAVGVAEALDYLHSSAEPIIHRDVKSSNILLSDDFEPKLSDFGLATRASSSHHMCTSDVSGTFGYLAPEYFMNGKLNEKLDVYAFGVVLLELLTGRKPINDGSPKGKQSLVMWAKDILKNGKISELQDPELVDAYDQEQFDIMVSAATLCTRHAPQSRPEISLVLKLLQGDPAVGEWARQETETCEDLNMIYNEQSATEIQSFINLALHDLEDDSTSSISTELNISVEDYLGSRWSRSSSFS comes from the exons ATGAGGATGGCGGTAAAGAGTTCGGAATCGTTGGAAGCCGGTGGCGGAGAAGCTGGCGCTGTGGTGGTGGTTGGAGTGAAGGTGGACTCTCGGAGTAAAGAGTTGCTAACTTGGGCGTTAGTTAAGGGGGCGCAGAGTGGCGATCGTGTTATCGCTCTGCACGTTCTCGATCCCAACGTCG ATGAATCGGATTTTCTTTCGCTGGTGAAGGCTTTTGATTCCATGCTGGCTGCTCATGAAGGTTTCTGCAACCTAAAACAG GTGGATTTAAAGCTCAAGGTCTGTAAAGGATCTCCAGTTCATAAAATCATTCTCCACGAAGCAAAATCATGTGGAGCAACGAGTTTAATTGTTGGTACTTCAGGAGTTGATCACAAAATTAGATCAAGGACCTCAGTTGCCAAGTATTGCTCCAGGAATCTTCAAAAAAATGTAGTATCAGTTATATGCATCAACAATGGCAAGATTGTTTTTGGTGGAGAATCAAATGCTTCATGCGTCCCGTTGCTTGGAAGAGTTGATGTCAAGCGACCACGATCAAGGAGGAAGAAATTGTCCAAAAGCCCTCTGAGTCTGCCACCCCAGAGACTCTCAACATCGTATAGCAATGAAAGTCAGAATGTTTCAATGGCTATGGTATCCGTAAAAACACGGGAAAGGCCTGAATCTAAATCAGGATGGGCAGTATTGCGCAAGTTTTTTTGTCATGGACTGATACTGCCTGAATCTTCATCTGGTAAGAAGTCATCTGTGTTGCGACGGATATTGAGTTTACCGAGTCGACTATCAGATGCAGCTATTTATCCGGATCAGAAACCGACTAGTACATCTGAATGCCTAACAAATCTGGACCCAGCAAGGGGAGATATTGTACCGTACTCAGTTGATAATAATTCTAATCTATTTTCATCTAAGATCTTCTCGGAAGAACTCAATGCTCTTACAGAGAAGTACTCAGCTACATGCCAACTGTTTAGCTACCACGAGCTCTTGTTAGCTACGAATAACTTCATACCTG AAAATCTGATCGGAAAGGGTGGATGCAGTCGTGTTTATCGAGGCTGTCTACCAGGAGGCCAGGAATTGGCTGTCAAGATACTAAAACCATCAGAAGATACACTAAAGCAATTTGTTACAGAAATTGAAATGATTTCATCGTCCAATCACAAGAACATAATTTCCTTAGTTGGCTTCTGTTTTGAAGAGAACAAATTACTATTGGTTTATAATATTCTTTCTAGAGGGAGCCTGGCAGATAATCTCCATG GTGCTGAAAAGTCCAAAAACTTCTTTGGTTGGGACATGAGGTACAAGGTTGCCGTGGGAGTTGCAGAGGCGCTGGACTACTTACATAGTTCAGCCGAACCAATTATTCACAGAGATGTGAAGTCTTCAAATATTCTTCTTTCAGATGACTTTGAACCAAAg CTGTCGGATTTTGGCCTTGCAACTCGGGCTTCAAGTTCACATCATATGTGTACCTCAGATGTATCTGGCACATTTGG CTACTTGGCTCCGGaatattttatgaatgggAAGCTAAACGAGAAACTTGATGTCTATGCTTTTGGGGTTGTACTTCTGGAGCTATTAACGGGAAGAAAGCCGATTAATGATGGATCTCCAAAGGGCAAACAAAGCTTGGTGATGTGG GCAAAAGACATTCTGAAGAATGGGAAAATCTCAGAACTCCAAGACCCAGAGTTGGTTGATGCTTATGACCAAGAACAATTTGATATTATGGTCTCAGCTGCAACCTTGTGCACCAGACACGCGCCACAATCTCGTCCTGAAATCAGCCTC GTCCTCAAACTTCTTCAAGGTGATCCAGCAGTGGGCGAGTGGGCTAGGCAGGAAACCGAGACTTGTGAGGACTTAAATATGATCTATAACGAACAATCCGCTACAGAGATCCAGTCCTTCATAAACCTCGCTTTGCATGATTTAGAAGATGATTCCACCTCCTCTATCAGCACCGAGCTGAACATATCCGTGGAGGATTATTTGGGGAGTCGTTGGAGCCGTTCATCAAGCTTCAGTTGA